The Leisingera daeponensis DSM 23529 genome includes the window GCAGCGCGGCAATCGACCTCAAGCTGTTGCAGCGCGGCTTATCCGTGCCGCTGGCCGGGACGGAGATGAACCGGACGCTGGCGGACCAGACCCGGGCAATCGGGCGCTGCGCAGCCGAGACGCTGGACCAGGCGGGACTTGCTGCGGCGCAGGTGGACCGGATTGTCCTGGTCGGCGGCTCGTCGCTGCTGGCGTCGGTTCAGGCCGAAATGCGGCTGCTGTGCCCGAATGCCCGTGTTGAAACCGAAAACGCGATGACCGCCGTCGCCGCGGGGCTGGCACTGGCCGCCGGAACAGCGTTTTCCTGAAGGAATGGGAACCATTGGCAGGATTTCCCGTTAGACTTAGTCCGCCGCCGCGCTAGGCTGCAAAGACACGAGTCACATTTCGAGAGTTTCATTCATGCCCCGGCTGCTTGCCTCTGCCCTGATTTCCGCCCTCCTTGCCTCCCCCGCCGTTGCCGCGACCTGCGGCAATACTTCCGCCGGGTTCGATGCCTGGAAACAGGCCTTCAGCGCCGAAGCAAAACGCGCCGGGGTGCGCAATGCCGGGCTGCAGGCGCTGGCCAATGCGCAATACGCCAGCCGCACCATTTCCGCAGACCGCAACCAGAAGAGCTTCAAATACTCACTGGAGAAATTCATGCAGGTGCGCGGCTCTGCCACCATCGTGGCGCAGGGCCGCAAGCGAAAGGCGCGCAACCCGGATTTCTACGCCGCGCTTGAGCGCAAGTACGGCGTGCCTGCCGGGGTACTGATTGCCATTCACGGGATGGAGACCGCTTTTGGCAACTATATGGGCGACAGCCAGGTGGTCTCTGCCATCGTGACGCTGACCTATGACTGCCGCCGCTCCGATTTCTTCCGCCCGCACGCACTGGGGGCGCTGAAACTGGTGGACCAGGGCGCCATTACCCCGGCCACCCTCGGCGCCAAGCACGGCGAGCTGGGCCATACCCAGTTCCTGCCGGGCAATGCCTTGCAATACGGCCAGGACTGGGACGGGAACGGCCGGGTGGATTTCTACAACATGGGCGATGCGCTGGCCTCCACCGCCAATTACCTGCGCCAGAAGGGCTGGAAACCCGGCAAGGGTTATCAGCCGGGAGAGCCGAACTACCCCGTTCTGAAGCAATGGAACGCCGCGACGGTCTACCAGCAGTCGCTGGCGATCATGGGGCGCCAGATCGACGGCTGAGCGCCCGCCGCCACCCTCTTCACACCCTGCTGCCAGCCCCGCAGTCAGTGACCTGCCCCGCACCTGCGGCTGGCCGCACAGCGGCTGCGGCGGGCAGTTGCTCATGTGCCCGGGAACAGTGGCCGCGATTCCCGCGGCATTGTAATGCCTAAGGCATCAATGTGACCGGCGCGCGCCACAGTTGAGCCGTATTCCGCCGATCCGTTTCGCAAAGCGAACGTGAAATACAATAAAAACAATTACTTAAAAAGTTTCGCGATTTTTAACGCCCAATCTGCAAAGTTTGCCACCGGGCCGCGCTTTCCGCCCAACTTTCAACCCGTTCCAAATTTATTCTTATTTTATCGGCACCCTGAATGGAGGATCCGGACGGTGGCAGAGAACGTGCAATATACGGGCAGGCTTGGGCTGGAAAGCCGGAATGCGGCAACCCTCCCGGCTGCGGTGTCCGCTGTCGTGGAAACGCTTGATGACTTCGGCCACCCGGCAGATGCCATCGAGGCCCGCGCCGAGAATGCCGTCCGGCTGCAATGCGACCACTACCTTGTCACGGTGCGCCTGCGCCGGGTGCCGCTGCGGCGCTCAAGCAAGCTGACCGGCAGTACGCTGCAGCCTGTCAGCCTGCTGGAAGTGGCGCTGTCCCCGCTGCACGAGGACCATTGCGATCAGGAAATTTCCGAACTGCTGCTGGCCGAAATGCTGCGGCGGACGCTCCCCCTGGTCGAGGCCACCTCTGTAGAGTGGCTGGAGTCCAACGTGACACTGACCTGCGAGCAGTTCCTTGGCGTGTTTGAACCGCACCGGGCCGCACCGGCCCCGGCGGAGCGCGAGGCCGCTGCCAGCCGGCAGGTCCAGCCGCCGCGCGCCCGCCCCCGCGGACGCGCCTGTTTCAAGCCGGTTGAGCAAACGGCGCCTGCGCTGGAGGCGCATTGCGAGCGAGTCTTTCAGGCTGCGGTCAACCGTGCTGCGGGACCGGGCGCAAGTGCGGCCGCCGCGCAGGCGCGCGCAAGGATGCGCAGGCCATTGCAAGCCGGGCCTCAGGGCGGCGGCTGGGGCGGTCCGTTGCAAGCCTCTGTGCTGCCGGCATCCATCCTGCCACCGCGCCGCCGCCTGCGCTTTGTCAGCCACCTGCTGCTGGTGGCCGCCCTGTTCCTGTTCCTCGACAGCGCCGGAATGGTGCAGGCCGCGCGGCCGCTGCTCCCCTAAGGCTGCGCTGCGCCATCGTCCTGCGGTGCGCCCCACTGGCGCATCACATCTGCCCGCGCAAGCACGCGGGTGTGAATGGCAAACACCACCGCGCGGGTCTGCGGCAGCCGCATGATCACCTGTTTCTCGCTGCGCAGATACCCGGCCCTGCTGCCGTGTGTCCGGTCCCGCGGCGCATACTGGCTGCGCGGCTGGAACAGCGCCGGATCGTGATACCACAAGGCATTGAACCGCCACAGCGGCCGCCCCGCCTGCACCCCGTCAAACAGCCGCTGCACCCGCGCTGCAATCCCAGCGTCGTAGCTGTCCACCGGCACGTGGATGCCGGTCAGCGGCTGCAGGTATTTCTCCGCCAGCGTCCAGCTTGCCGGAAAGCACAGCACCGCGCCGGTCAGAACATGCTCCGGCGCGCCTTCCAGCTTTTGCAGAATGCAAAAATCCTGCTGCGCGAAGCGGCCGAGGGTGCCCAGGGGAACTTCCCAATCGACCGGAACCCGCACGCCATCCGGCCGCAACGCGGTATCGCCCGCGCCGGGATCCAGCGTGTCCAGCGCCATTTGCAGCAGCTCTTGCGCCGCCGCCATCGCGCGGGCGTCCAGCCGCAAGACCTCATCCCGCCGGCCTGCCAGCAGCCGCTCCCGCTCTGCCATCTGGCCCGCATAGGCGTCATCGGCCATCAGCCAGGCCTCCGGCGCGAGCGGCTGGATGCCGGGGAGCTTCTTCTCCTCCAGCGGATTGTAGGGAATGGTCTTCTGCAGAATCGCCGTCATCCATTTGCGATAGCATCCAAACCGGCGGGAATCAGCCGCAACGTTGCATCACAAGTCAGAAATGACCGGAAAACCTGTCGCTTTCCGCAACGCTTTTCCCGGCCCCCGCCCGCACACTGGACAGGACTGTGCAGCAAGGACCCCCCGGCATGAACGAGCATTACCGCGACATCCGCAAGATCGACCCCACCCGCGGCGCGAGACTGGGCGACAACACCCCGAACGACAATGACCGGGTCGAGATCGGCCCGACCCGGCTGGCCTTCGCCGAATGGGCAGAGGCAGGGCTGCAGCTGCCCGACCTGCAGGCGCTGCGCAGCTTCCGCTGGGAGCGGCTGACCCGCTTCATCAACGACCGCGGCTATGGCGGCCTGCTGGTGTTTGATCCGCTCAACATCCGGTATGCAACCGACAGCACCAACATGCAGCTGTGGAACACCCACAACCCGTTCCGGGCGCTGCTGGTCTGCGCCGACGGCTATATGGTGCTATGGGATTACAAGCAGTCCCCCTTCCTCAGCGAATTCAACCCGCTGGTGCGCGAGCAGCGCGCCGGGGCCGACCTGTTCTACTTCGACCGCGGCGACAAGCTCGACGTGGCCGCCGACAAGTTCTCCAACGAAGTGCGCATCCTGCTGGAGGAGCACAGCGGCAGCAACAAGCGGCTGGCGGTGGATAAGGTGATGCTGCACGGGCTGCGCGCGCTGGAGGCACAGGGGCTGGAAATTTTCGCCGGCGAAGAGCTGACCGAGAAATGCCGCGCGGTGAAAGGCCCGGATGAGATCCTGGCGATGCGCTGCGCCCATCACGCCTGCGAAACCGCGGTGGCGGCAATGGAGACATTCGCCCGCGAGCAGATCCCCGGCGGCAACATCTCCGAGGATGACGTCTGGGCGGTGCTGCACGCGGAAAACATCCGCCGCGGCGGCGAGTGGATCGAAACCCGGCTGCTGGCCTCCGGTCCGCGCACCAACCCCTGGTTTCAGGAATGCGGCCCCCGGATCATCCAGAACAACGAGATCATCAGCTTTGACACCGACCTTGTTGGCTCCTACGGGATCTGCATCGACATCTCCCGCAGCTGGTGGATCGGCGATGAAAAGCCGCGGCCCGACATGATCTATGCCATGCAGCACGGGCTGGAGCACATCCGCCACAACATGGAGATGCTGAAACCGGGCGTGAACATTCAGGAGCTGTCGCGCGGCTGCTTTGTGCTGGACAGCCAGTTTCAAAAGCAGAAATACGGCTGCATGATGCACGGCGTCGGCCTGTGCGACGAGTGGCCGCTGGTCGCCTATCCGGACCATATGGTCGAGGGTGCCTTTGACTATGAACTGGAGCCGGGCATGGTGCTCTGCGTCGAGGCGCTGGTCAGCCCCGAGGGCGGTGATTTCTCGATCAAGCTGGAAGACCAGGTTCTGATCACCGAAGACGGCCATGAGAACCTGACCAGCTATCCCTTCGACAAGGCGCTCGTGGGCGAGACCTGAAACCGCACGGCCGGCCCCACCGGCAGGAGGGGCCGGGACAGCCTGCGGCGCCGCCAGGCGCCTCCGCTTAAGAGCGGCGCCAGATATCGCGCAGCACCGGCACGCCGGGCGTCTCTGCACGTCTGCGAGCCGGGCAAGCGGAATTCAGGCCAGGCGCGGGTTTCCCGCTCCCCGCGTGCTTTGCAGGCTGTAACACACTATGCCTCTGAGGGTGCTGCTGCTCATCTGGCTTCACCTTCCCGTGACGTTCCGTCCCGTTGCCTTGTTCAGCACCCGTTGAGCGCTCAATCTATGCGGAACACCAAAAAAGGCCACGCCCATGCCCACGGAACGGATCTCTTTCCCCGGCCACGCCGGAAACACCCTTGCTGCCCGCCTCGACCTGCCGGAGGGGCCGGTGCTGGCCACCGCGCTGTTTGCCCATTGCTTCACCTGCTCCAAGGACATCCCGGCCGCACGGCGGATTGCCGGGCGGCTGGCGGCGATGGGGATTGCGGTCCTGCGGTTCGATTTCACCGGGCTGGGGCATTCGGAGGGCGAGTTCGGGAACACCACCTTCAGCTCCAACGTGGCGGACCTGATCAAGGCAGCGCAGTATCTGGCGGCGCGGGGCATGGCGCCTGCGCTGCTGATCGGCCATTCGCTGGGCGGTGCTGCGGTGCTGCGGGCGCGGGCGGGCATCCCGTCGGTCAAGGGGGTGGTCACGCTGGCCGCGCCGTTCGATCCGGGCCATGTTTCGCACCACTTTGGCGCCGCCCTGCCGGAGATCGAGGCGAAGGGGCGTGCCGAGGTCTGCCTGGGCGGGCGGCCTTTCGTGATCAGCAAGGAATTCGTCGATGACATCAGCGCTGAGGCGCTGGCGCCTGCGATAGCAGAGCTGAAGGCGGCGCTGCTGGTTCTGCACGCGCCTAGGGATGAGACCGTGAGCATCGACAATGCGGCGTCGATCTTCACCGCGGCCAAACATCCCAAGAGCTTCATCACGCTCGATGACGCGGATCATCTGATTTCCCGCCCGGCGGACGCGGAATACGCCGCCGAAGTCATCGCTGCCTGGGCCGGGCGCTATATCGGCATGGCCCCGCCCGCACCGCCGCCCGGCGCGCCGGAAGGCATTCTGCGGGTGACGGAGGCGGACCCGGACGGGTTTCTGCAGGACGTGCAATCCGGCCCCTATCACCACGCGCTGGCGGACGAGCCGCTGGCCTATGGCGGCACCAACCGCGGCATGTCTCCATATGGCTTCGTGGCGGCGGGCCTGGGCGCCTGCACCTCGATGACGCTGAGGATGTATGCGCGCCGCAAGGGCTGGCCGCTGGAGGGGATCAGCGTCGATGTGAGCCATGACAAGGTCCACGCCCAGGACGCCCTGCCCTCCGGGCCGGCCAAGATCGACCAGTTCACCCGGGTGGTGCGCCTGTGCGGCCCCTTGAGCGGCGAACAGCGCAGTCGGCTCTTGGAAATCGCCGACAAATGCCCGGTGCACCGGACGCTGGAAAGCGGCGCCAGAGTGGTGACCCGGCTGGAGGCCACCGAGCATTCCGGGACCTGAGCGCCGAAAACTCCGGCGGTGCTCCCGCGCCCGGGCCGTGCAGGACACCTGCACCGCCAGCGGCCTTGGGCCCGGCGCCGCGCAAGGCGCGGCGCCGGGCCCAACTGCGGCAGGTCTTCGGCAGAAGGCCGCAGCGCAGGCGGGAGCCGCTGCCCGCAGCTGAAGTTTGCGCCAAATCAAAGTGCCGCCGCGCATTCGCGCACATGCTGGGGCCAGCCCCGGCACCAGCCGGGCGGTGGAGGAGACACATGGGACTTTTTGCAAAACTCGCACGCAGCAGCGACCTGGTGCAGGGCATGGCCAGCCGTCTGGGCGTGGACTATGGCGAAATCGTTGCCGCGGACCCGCGGGCGCAGGGCCGCAAATACATGCGCGCCGTCCTGCGATGCAGCACCTGCGTCAATCAGGACGGCTGCAGCAGCTTGCAGCGTGAGGCGGCGAAACTGGAGGAGGCACCCTCCTACTGCCGCAACGCCCGGCTGCTGGCGCATTTGCGCGGGGACTGATCCCCGCCTTCCCGGCCATTGCTGACCGCCGCAAGCCGCGGGCTGTTGCGGCGCTGATGCCCTTGCGGCCGCATGGTCCGCAGGTCCGGCAGAGCGCCCCTTGCGCTGTCACCCTGCCAGACGCCGCTGCCGGAATCCGGCCTGCGCCCCTCCTGCGCCGCCTGCGCTTCCCCGCCGCTGAACCTCCGCCGTTTGCCCGCCGCAACGGCACCGCCCCGGATGATACCGCAATCATCAGGGCAAACTGCCTCATGCGCCCGTCCCAGCCTTGCTGTCCAGCGCCTCCTGATCTAAGAGGCCGGGCATCTGCTGCGCAATCACATAAAGGTGCCTTCGCCCATGATCCCCCGCTATTCCCGCCCCGAGATGGTCGCAATCTGGTCGCCCGAGACCAAGTTCAAGATCTGGTACGAGATCGAGGCCCACGCCTGCGAAGCCATGGCCAACCTGGGGGTGATCCCGCGCGAGAACGCCGACGCGGTGTGGAAAGCCAAGGACGTGGAATTCGACGTCGCCCGCATCGACGAGATCGAGGCGGTGACCAAGCATGACGTGATCGCCTTCCTGACCCATCTGGCGGAGCATGTGGGCTCCGAGGAAGCCCGCTTTGTGCACCAGGGCATGACCTCCTCCGACGTGCTGGACACCTGCCTGAACGTGCAGCTGGTGCGCGCCGCGGACATCCTGCTGGACGGTGTGGACAAGGTCCTGGCCGCGCTGAAGAAACGCGCGCTGGAGCACAAGAACACCGTGCGCGTCGGCCGCAGCCATGGCATCCACGCCGAGCCGACCACCATGGGCCTGACCTTTGCCCGCTTCTATGCGGAAATGGACCGCAACAAGAACCGTCTGGAAAAGGCCCGCTGGGAAGTCGCCACCGGCGCGATCTCCGGCGCGGTCGGCACCTTTGCCAACATCGACCCGGCGGTCGAAGAGCACGTCTGCGAGCAGCTGGGCCTGCGCCCCGAGCCGATCTCCACCCAGGTGATCCCGCGCGACCGCCACGCGATGTTCTTTGCCACCCTCGGAGTCATCGCGTCCTCGATCGAGAACATCGCGGTTGAGATCCGCCACATGCAGCGCACCGAGGTGCTGGAAGGCGCGGAATTCTTCTCGATGGGCCAGAAAGGCTCCTCGGCGATGCCGCACAAGAAGAACCCGGTGCTGACCGAGAACCTCACCGGCCTTGCGCGCCTGGTGCGGATGGCGGTGATCCCGGCGATGGAGAACGTGGCGCTGTGGCATGAGCGCGACATCTCGCACTCCTCCGTCGAGCGCGGCATCGGCCCGGATGCGACCGTCACCCTGGATTTCGCCCTGCACCGTCTGGCCGGCGTTGTCGACAAGATGCTGGTGTTCCCGGAGAACATGCTGGACAACATGAACAAATTCCCCGGCCTGGTGATGTCGCAGCGGGTGCTGCTGGCCCTGACCCAGGCAGGCGTCAGCCGCGAGGATGCCTATGCCATGGTGCAGCGCAACGCCCTGAAGGTCTGGGAAGAGCGCGTCGATTTCCGCGAGCTGCTGCTGGCCGATGCCGATGTGGTTGCCGCCCTTGGCGAAGACGCGATCAACGAGAAATTCGACATGGGCTACCACACCAAACATGTCGACACGATCTTCAAGCGCGTGTTCGGCGAATAAGCCTGCCTGAGCGCGAAGTTTATCACGCCCCGTCATCTCGGCGGGGCGTTTTGCGTCTTGCGGCCGGGCAAACGCCTTTGTGAACAAATTTACAGATCCAGACCGGTCTTCCGGGGTTACAGTGGGCAAAACATACCGCGTCTGGAGTTTCCGATATGCGTTTTCTTGCCCTGGCCGCCGCCCTGACCCTGCCGGTTGCCGCCCTTGCCGCCAGCGGCAACAGCTGGAACCCGCCCAAACCCACCGAGACCACCAAGACCTGCAAGGGCAAGCGGGTGTGGGATGAAACAAAGAAGCGCTGCGTGCGGCCGCGGAAATCCTCGCTGAACCAGGATCAACTGCTGGGCGCAGCCCGCGAGCTGGCCTATGCGGGCCGCCAGCAGGATGCCCAGGCGGTGCTGAGCGCGATGGCGGATCAGCAGGATTCCCTGGTGCTGACCTATTGGGGCTTCACCCACCGCAAACTGGGCAATTTGGAACAGGCGCAGGCCTATTACGATCAGGCGCTGGCGCGCGATCCGGATAATATCCTTGCCCGTTCGTATATGGGCCAAGGCCTTGTGCAACAGGGCAAATACGGCGCCGCCCTGATACAGTGGAAAGAGATCAGGGCACGGGGCGGCGACGGCACCTGGGCCGAAGCCGCGCTGCGCAGCGCGCTGGAAACGGGCGCGTCCTACAGCTACTAGGCTTCAGGCTTTCTTTACGGCTTGCGGCCTATCCTGCCCTTCACGATCGAGAAGAATCTTTGGTAGGGTGCGAGAATGCCTCACGACAACATGCTGGCGCTTCCAATGGCAACCGGCGGTCCGGACTTCGGCGGGTTTTCCGCCCCGGCGCCGATGGGCGGCGGGACCAGCAGCGGCCTGAGCGGCAAGGCCAAGGCCGCGATCATTGTCCGGCTGCTGCTGAACGAAGGCGCCGAAATCCCGCTGGAGGAGCTGCCGGATGATCTGCAGCTGGAGCTGACCAAGCAGATGGGCAAGATGCGGATTGTCGACCGCGACACCCTGCATGCGGTGGCGGGTGAATTTGCCGACTTGCTGGACAATGTCGGCCTGCATTTCCCCAACGGCCTGGCCGGCGCCTTGAACGCAATGGAAGGCAAGATCAGCCGATACACCCACAGCCGCCTGCGCAAGGAGGCCGGAGTGCGGCAGTTCGGCGACCCCTGGCAGCGGCTGAAACAGCTGCCGCCGGAAGACCTGGCGTCGCTGGCGGAGGCCGAAAGCACGGAGGTGGCCGCAGTGCTGCTCTCCAAGCTGGACACCGCCAAGGCGGCGCAGATGCTGGTCCACCTTCCAGGCCCGGTCGCCCGGCGCATCACCTATGCTGTGAGCCAGACGGCCAATGTCACGCCCGATACCGTCGACCGGATCGGCCTGTCGCTGGCGGCCCAGGTCGAGGCCCGGCCGGAGCTTGCCTTCAACGACACGCCGGGCCAGCGGCTGGGCGGTATCCTGACCGAAGCCGCCGCCGCCAAGCGCGACGAGGTTCTGACCGCGCTGGACGAGGAAGACGAGGAATTCGCCATCAAGGTGCGCAAGGCGATCTTCACCTATGCGCTGATCGGCGAGCGGATGCAGCCCATCGACGTGCCCAAGCTGATCCGCGTCCTGTCGCAGCCGGATCTGGTCACTGCCATGGCCTTTGCCTCGGACGAGGAAGACGTGGCCACCAATGAATTCCTGCTGAAGAACATGTCGAGCCGGATGGCCGACAACATCCGCGAGGAGGTGGCGGAGCGCGGCAAGGTCAAGCGCTCCGACGGCGAAGCGGCGTTCAGCATGATCATCTCGGCCATGCGCGATCTGGTGGCAACCGGCGAGATCGAGCTGAAGTCCGACGACCAGGAAGACGGCGGCGAGGACTGATCTTGCCGCCCGGCTCCGGCGCGGAATGCATCACCGGCTGCTGCCCTGTTCTGACGGGGCGGCAGCCGGGTGCGACCTGCTTGTGCCCGCCGGCGCGGCTGCTTATGATGCAGCCTTCCAGCCGCATTTTCGCGCCGCAGCCATCCTGATGCCATGCCAGTAGAC containing:
- the dddP gene encoding dimethylsulfonioproprionate lyase DddP; protein product: MNEHYRDIRKIDPTRGARLGDNTPNDNDRVEIGPTRLAFAEWAEAGLQLPDLQALRSFRWERLTRFINDRGYGGLLVFDPLNIRYATDSTNMQLWNTHNPFRALLVCADGYMVLWDYKQSPFLSEFNPLVREQRAGADLFYFDRGDKLDVAADKFSNEVRILLEEHSGSNKRLAVDKVMLHGLRALEAQGLEIFAGEELTEKCRAVKGPDEILAMRCAHHACETAVAAMETFAREQIPGGNISEDDVWAVLHAENIRRGGEWIETRLLASGPRTNPWFQECGPRIIQNNEIISFDTDLVGSYGICIDISRSWWIGDEKPRPDMIYAMQHGLEHIRHNMEMLKPGVNIQELSRGCFVLDSQFQKQKYGCMMHGVGLCDEWPLVAYPDHMVEGAFDYELEPGMVLCVEALVSPEGGDFSIKLEDQVLITEDGHENLTSYPFDKALVGET
- a CDS encoding heme-dependent oxidative N-demethylase family protein — encoded protein: MTAILQKTIPYNPLEEKKLPGIQPLAPEAWLMADDAYAGQMAERERLLAGRRDEVLRLDARAMAAAQELLQMALDTLDPGAGDTALRPDGVRVPVDWEVPLGTLGRFAQQDFCILQKLEGAPEHVLTGAVLCFPASWTLAEKYLQPLTGIHVPVDSYDAGIAARVQRLFDGVQAGRPLWRFNALWYHDPALFQPRSQYAPRDRTHGSRAGYLRSEKQVIMRLPQTRAVVFAIHTRVLARADVMRQWGAPQDDGAAQP
- a CDS encoding tetratricopeptide repeat protein encodes the protein MRFLALAAALTLPVAALAASGNSWNPPKPTETTKTCKGKRVWDETKKRCVRPRKSSLNQDQLLGAARELAYAGRQQDAQAVLSAMADQQDSLVLTYWGFTHRKLGNLEQAQAYYDQALARDPDNILARSYMGQGLVQQGKYGAALIQWKEIRARGGDGTWAEAALRSALETGASYSY
- a CDS encoding lytic murein transglycosylase, yielding MPRLLASALISALLASPAVAATCGNTSAGFDAWKQAFSAEAKRAGVRNAGLQALANAQYASRTISADRNQKSFKYSLEKFMQVRGSATIVAQGRKRKARNPDFYAALERKYGVPAGVLIAIHGMETAFGNYMGDSQVVSAIVTLTYDCRRSDFFRPHALGALKLVDQGAITPATLGAKHGELGHTQFLPGNALQYGQDWDGNGRVDFYNMGDALASTANYLRQKGWKPGKGYQPGEPNYPVLKQWNAATVYQQSLAIMGRQIDG
- a CDS encoding bifunctional alpha/beta hydrolase/OsmC family protein, with the protein product MPTERISFPGHAGNTLAARLDLPEGPVLATALFAHCFTCSKDIPAARRIAGRLAAMGIAVLRFDFTGLGHSEGEFGNTTFSSNVADLIKAAQYLAARGMAPALLIGHSLGGAAVLRARAGIPSVKGVVTLAAPFDPGHVSHHFGAALPEIEAKGRAEVCLGGRPFVISKEFVDDISAEALAPAIAELKAALLVLHAPRDETVSIDNAASIFTAAKHPKSFITLDDADHLISRPADAEYAAEVIAAWAGRYIGMAPPAPPPGAPEGILRVTEADPDGFLQDVQSGPYHHALADEPLAYGGTNRGMSPYGFVAAGLGACTSMTLRMYARRKGWPLEGISVDVSHDKVHAQDALPSGPAKIDQFTRVVRLCGPLSGEQRSRLLEIADKCPVHRTLESGARVVTRLEATEHSGT
- a CDS encoding DUF6455 family protein, producing the protein MGLFAKLARSSDLVQGMASRLGVDYGEIVAADPRAQGRKYMRAVLRCSTCVNQDGCSSLQREAAKLEEAPSYCRNARLLAHLRGD
- a CDS encoding flagellar motor switch protein FliG — translated: MPHDNMLALPMATGGPDFGGFSAPAPMGGGTSSGLSGKAKAAIIVRLLLNEGAEIPLEELPDDLQLELTKQMGKMRIVDRDTLHAVAGEFADLLDNVGLHFPNGLAGALNAMEGKISRYTHSRLRKEAGVRQFGDPWQRLKQLPPEDLASLAEAESTEVAAVLLSKLDTAKAAQMLVHLPGPVARRITYAVSQTANVTPDTVDRIGLSLAAQVEARPELAFNDTPGQRLGGILTEAAAAKRDEVLTALDEEDEEFAIKVRKAIFTYALIGERMQPIDVPKLIRVLSQPDLVTAMAFASDEEDVATNEFLLKNMSSRMADNIREEVAERGKVKRSDGEAAFSMIISAMRDLVATGEIELKSDDQEDGGED
- the purB gene encoding adenylosuccinate lyase gives rise to the protein MIPRYSRPEMVAIWSPETKFKIWYEIEAHACEAMANLGVIPRENADAVWKAKDVEFDVARIDEIEAVTKHDVIAFLTHLAEHVGSEEARFVHQGMTSSDVLDTCLNVQLVRAADILLDGVDKVLAALKKRALEHKNTVRVGRSHGIHAEPTTMGLTFARFYAEMDRNKNRLEKARWEVATGAISGAVGTFANIDPAVEEHVCEQLGLRPEPISTQVIPRDRHAMFFATLGVIASSIENIAVEIRHMQRTEVLEGAEFFSMGQKGSSAMPHKKNPVLTENLTGLARLVRMAVIPAMENVALWHERDISHSSVERGIGPDATVTLDFALHRLAGVVDKMLVFPENMLDNMNKFPGLVMSQRVLLALTQAGVSREDAYAMVQRNALKVWEERVDFRELLLADADVVAALGEDAINEKFDMGYHTKHVDTIFKRVFGE